A section of the Ornithinimicrobium sufpigmenti genome encodes:
- a CDS encoding glycosyltransferase 87 family protein, with the protein MPLSGDRTRRDVPWLVPSWSDPVVRRATGVLGGPAGRYAVVGARGLAGVAAAVVLLGTLNLALAVWTKGHCLLKGWSTPDHFWRACYSDLPVVHVSSPLADGLLPWAGETPSNQPPLSGLVMWLISLVSPVTGTGVPAQQWTLVLWAVLCVPLLAAGVLAVVALQPPRPWQSAQLALSPVLTLLVLVSTDLLGITLTLLALWAWRRERSWVAGVLLGLALLVRPFPLLVLAAMVLVAWRQQRRLPALQAVVGAALGALLVLVPLLTVEPRALAGLQQWWGQGAGYGAPAMVPQLLGAPLVAPATVAIAVTGWVVALALGAWLTRRPGRVPLGVVQLSAVMLLVVVLTAPSLSVQSGLWLLPLLALSARPWWEHLVWALAEALHFLATWLHIAYSSDPGRGLPPETYALVVLLRAAAWSWILWRIWSTTPVGPRRAAAQPPSSLPGSRAGSSRVDAGSPEEASATSGATASSTTSRRERM; encoded by the coding sequence ATGCCGCTCTCGGGTGACCGCACGCGCCGTGACGTGCCCTGGCTCGTGCCCTCCTGGTCCGACCCGGTCGTGCGCCGGGCGACCGGCGTGCTCGGCGGGCCGGCGGGGCGGTATGCCGTGGTGGGCGCCCGCGGGCTGGCGGGGGTCGCTGCCGCGGTCGTCCTGCTCGGGACGCTGAACCTGGCGCTCGCGGTGTGGACCAAGGGGCACTGCCTGCTCAAGGGCTGGAGCACCCCCGACCACTTCTGGCGGGCCTGCTACTCCGACCTGCCGGTCGTGCACGTCAGCTCTCCCCTCGCCGACGGTCTGCTGCCGTGGGCGGGGGAGACGCCCTCCAACCAGCCACCCTTGTCCGGGCTGGTGATGTGGCTGATCTCCCTGGTCTCCCCCGTCACCGGCACCGGGGTGCCTGCGCAGCAGTGGACGCTGGTGCTGTGGGCGGTGCTGTGCGTGCCGCTCCTGGCCGCGGGAGTGCTGGCCGTGGTCGCCCTCCAGCCTCCCCGGCCCTGGCAGTCGGCCCAGCTGGCGCTCAGCCCGGTGCTGACGCTCCTGGTGCTCGTCTCCACGGACCTGCTCGGCATCACGCTCACCCTGCTGGCGCTCTGGGCCTGGCGCCGGGAGCGCAGCTGGGTGGCCGGGGTGCTGCTCGGGCTGGCGCTCCTCGTGCGCCCGTTCCCGCTGCTGGTGCTCGCCGCGATGGTGCTCGTGGCCTGGCGGCAGCAACGACGCCTGCCGGCCCTGCAGGCCGTGGTCGGTGCGGCGCTCGGGGCGCTGCTCGTCCTGGTCCCGCTGCTGACCGTCGAGCCACGGGCGCTGGCCGGCCTGCAGCAGTGGTGGGGCCAGGGCGCCGGCTACGGCGCGCCGGCGATGGTGCCCCAGCTCCTGGGTGCGCCCCTCGTCGCGCCGGCCACGGTCGCGATCGCGGTCACCGGCTGGGTGGTGGCGCTGGCGCTCGGCGCCTGGCTGACCCGGCGCCCGGGACGGGTACCCCTGGGCGTCGTCCAGCTCAGCGCCGTCATGCTGCTGGTGGTCGTGCTCACCGCGCCGTCGCTGTCGGTGCAGTCAGGTCTGTGGCTGCTGCCGCTGCTCGCGCTGTCCGCACGTCCGTGGTGGGAGCACCTCGTCTGGGCCCTGGCGGAGGCGCTGCACTTCCTGGCGACCTGGCTGCACATCGCCTACAGCAGCGATCCGGGCCGGGGTCTGCCACCCGAGACGTACGCGCTGGTGGTGCTCCTGCGCGCGGCCGCCTGGAGCTGGATCCTCTGGCGGATCTGGTCGACCACGCCGGTGGGGCCGCGCAGAGCTGCGGCTCAGCCGCCGAGCTCGCTGCCAGGCTCGCGAGCAGGGTCGAGCAGGGTGGACGCGGGCTCCCCCGAGGAGGCCAGCGCGACCAGCGGTGCCACCGCGTCCTCGACGACGTCCCGCAGGGAGCGGATGTAG
- a CDS encoding glycosyltransferase family 4 protein yields MTVADPAPAGPVRSSSSSSSSSSNTSPGGADGPVLSGERQQRIVVVAGAAEDLEPVVKHLRGLALAGHQIVLLWWHGEPGPRLDRFKARVQVDPSVSGARDRLRRVVTTARQRQRPGRPPLATAVQQDRRALRTLEGADALILAGPAAQAAAGDLVPATLPVVTAEELAGWEAVSGVWRRLESEVTAGAGEITARYVRSLLRHAELLGRRVPPTSQPLLVPVVAAMHRAGAYDLARGVAELLDPDEAGLDPVGRAERRGWRALTELSATATPPYSMGEVVAEVVRAADLTLDRDEVGRTVDLATLALSLLFHRELHADGLSSPLVDDPDGFLADWRGSRVGTLLASSSPRRAPRPARSSPAGPDTPPDAPPDTGPDEGPDEGADEGAGEGADTGRRPRVVVVPGTYPQFSVPVIAALGERAEVRRVELAARSDLRGLGPWRGPVDARLRQALGVRSVPDYEVLEEMEAASAVFVDWADRGALATVMAVPEGVPLTLRVHSMDALSPWIHLIDWSRVDHLVLVSEPIRQLVLRLLGDRLASTRVHVVPNVLDPSRLPTGKTDGHLRRLLLVGWGQQVKDPLWALDVLGALREQDPTWRLSLLGTDFPTDAVRSQQQYARRFRARLTQDDVRGAVDIEGYTRDVAPYLAASGFVLSTSRRESFGLGMVEAAASGAVPVVRDWPIFASLDAARSLFPHHWVVGTVQEAADRIRALGQEPEWSQASAEARQVVEERFSSGDARATFQELVLGPR; encoded by the coding sequence GTGACCGTCGCCGACCCCGCACCCGCCGGCCCCGTCCGGAGTTCCAGCAGCAGCTCCAGCAGCAGTTCCAACACGAGCCCTGGCGGCGCGGACGGTCCGGTCCTCTCCGGGGAGCGGCAGCAGCGGATCGTGGTCGTGGCCGGTGCGGCGGAGGACCTCGAGCCGGTCGTCAAGCACCTGCGGGGCCTAGCCCTGGCCGGGCACCAGATCGTGCTGCTGTGGTGGCACGGGGAGCCCGGCCCGCGGCTGGACCGGTTCAAGGCCCGGGTCCAGGTCGATCCATCCGTCTCCGGCGCGCGGGACCGGCTGCGCCGGGTGGTGACCACCGCCCGGCAGCGGCAACGGCCGGGTCGGCCACCGCTGGCCACGGCGGTGCAGCAGGACCGACGCGCCCTGCGGACGCTGGAGGGTGCGGACGCGCTGATCCTCGCCGGTCCCGCCGCGCAGGCGGCGGCCGGTGACCTGGTCCCGGCCACCCTCCCGGTGGTCACGGCCGAGGAGCTGGCCGGGTGGGAGGCGGTGTCCGGCGTCTGGCGCCGGCTGGAGAGCGAGGTGACCGCCGGGGCGGGCGAGATCACCGCGCGTTACGTCCGGAGCTTGCTGCGCCACGCCGAGCTGCTCGGCCGTCGGGTCCCCCCGACCAGCCAGCCTCTGCTGGTGCCGGTCGTCGCGGCGATGCACCGTGCGGGGGCGTACGACCTCGCCCGGGGTGTCGCCGAGCTGCTCGACCCGGACGAGGCAGGGCTGGACCCCGTGGGCCGCGCGGAGCGGCGTGGGTGGCGTGCGCTCACCGAGCTCTCGGCGACGGCCACACCGCCCTACTCCATGGGCGAGGTCGTGGCCGAGGTGGTCCGCGCGGCCGACCTGACCCTGGACCGGGACGAGGTCGGGCGCACCGTGGACCTGGCCACCCTGGCGCTCTCCCTGCTGTTCCACCGTGAGCTGCACGCCGACGGCCTGTCCTCGCCCCTGGTCGACGACCCGGACGGGTTCCTGGCGGACTGGCGCGGTTCGCGGGTCGGGACGCTCCTGGCCTCGTCCTCGCCCCGACGCGCACCGCGGCCGGCCCGGTCGTCGCCGGCCGGCCCTGACACACCTCCTGACGCACCTCCTGACACAGGTCCTGACGAAGGTCCTGACGAAGGTGCTGACGAAGGTGCTGGCGAAGGTGCTGACACAGGGAGACGGCCGCGGGTGGTGGTGGTCCCCGGCACCTACCCCCAGTTCTCCGTCCCCGTCATCGCGGCGCTGGGCGAACGGGCCGAGGTGCGCCGTGTGGAGCTGGCCGCCCGCTCGGACCTGCGCGGCCTGGGCCCCTGGCGTGGCCCCGTCGACGCCCGCCTGCGCCAGGCCCTGGGGGTGCGCTCGGTGCCCGACTACGAGGTGCTGGAGGAGATGGAGGCCGCCTCCGCCGTCTTCGTCGACTGGGCCGACCGGGGGGCGCTCGCGACGGTGATGGCGGTGCCGGAGGGCGTGCCGCTGACCCTGCGGGTGCACAGCATGGACGCGCTGTCGCCGTGGATCCACCTCATCGACTGGAGCAGGGTCGACCACCTGGTCCTGGTCAGCGAGCCGATCCGACAGCTGGTGCTGCGGCTCCTCGGGGACCGGCTGGCGAGCACCCGCGTGCACGTCGTGCCCAACGTCCTGGACCCCTCCCGGCTGCCGACCGGGAAGACCGACGGCCACCTGCGCCGCCTGCTCCTGGTCGGCTGGGGCCAGCAGGTCAAGGACCCGTTGTGGGCCCTGGACGTGCTGGGTGCGCTGCGGGAGCAGGACCCCACCTGGCGGCTGTCCCTGCTCGGGACCGACTTCCCGACCGACGCGGTGCGTTCCCAGCAGCAGTACGCCAGGCGCTTCCGGGCCCGGCTGACCCAGGACGACGTGCGGGGCGCCGTCGACATCGAGGGGTACACCCGCGACGTGGCCCCATACCTGGCCGCCTCCGGCTTCGTGCTGAGCACCAGTCGCCGCGAGAGCTTCGGTCTGGGGATGGTCGAGGCGGCGGCCTCCGGCGCGGTGCCGGTGGTGCGGGACTGGCCGATCTTCGCCTCGCTCGACGCGGCCCGCAGCCTGTTCCCGCACCACTGGGTGGTGGGCACCGTGCAGGAGGCGGCCGATCGGATCCGCGCCCTCGGTCAGGAGCCGGAGTGGTCGCAGGCCTCGGCGGAGGCCCGCCAGGTCGTGGAGGAGCGGTTCAGCAGCGGCGACGCCCGGGCCACCTTCCAGGAGCTCGTCCTCGGTCCGCGCTGA
- a CDS encoding transglycosylase domain-containing protein, whose product MRRTLLWLGGLALLGLLLVVGLFAWAYSRTDIPEPNDFAEAQSSILYYADGETELARFTGGFDRESVPLSEVPEHVRYAVLAAEDRTFYENEGVSITGTARGAWRTLTGDGLQGGSTITQQYVKNYYLSPDQTLSRKVEELFIALKIDNELSKDQILENYLNTIYFGRGAYGIQTASQAYFRKDVSELTVEEGAFLAAVANAPSLYDPDFADGNQERAESRVAYVLDGMVEEGWLDSSERSGMSFPDIEDTPPSTAVQGVDGYIAQAAREELRNRVGLADDLVDGGGLRITTTIVQQHQEAAEDAVEAFRPTGSGADDITTALTSVRPGDGAITAMYGGEDYQQTQLNAVTDARVQAGSLFKPITLAAAVAEGVDTLQPYPGPSPMTFAWQGDEVEVANFQSISYGLLDLRAALAESVNTIYVQLNEEIGPALTAEAAVDLGLPEDTPGLSADLTNVLGTSSPTLLEMTNAYATLAAEGERAMPYLIAAVATVDGEQTYEAEPEIEPGVERDVAVDVTDAMTAVMTQGSGLAAGDLGRPSAGKSGTSERNVSAWFDGFVPQLAAGVVMYKGDGTVPMQDVAGLDQITGGTFPAQVWGEFMRLAMEGEEILEFSPRVGTGGPTEDAVVTTEPAVEVEPTTEAPTPTETEEPTEEPTETETPTGEPTETEEPTSPEPTSPAPTPPPTGPAPTVPEPTQPGQPGPTNPAPTTPAPIEPPGDDDDGGAGGGGGGGGGDGAVPVPSPTG is encoded by the coding sequence GTGCGCCGGACCCTGCTGTGGCTGGGTGGCCTGGCGCTGCTGGGGCTGCTGCTGGTCGTCGGGCTCTTCGCCTGGGCGTACAGCCGCACCGACATCCCGGAGCCCAACGACTTCGCCGAGGCGCAGAGCTCGATCCTCTACTACGCCGACGGTGAGACCGAGCTGGCCCGGTTCACCGGCGGGTTCGACCGCGAGTCGGTGCCGCTGTCCGAGGTGCCCGAGCACGTCCGGTATGCCGTGCTGGCGGCGGAGGACCGCACCTTCTACGAGAACGAGGGCGTCTCGATCACCGGCACCGCCCGGGGGGCATGGCGCACCTTGACCGGCGACGGCCTGCAGGGCGGCTCGACGATCACCCAGCAGTACGTCAAGAACTACTACCTCTCCCCCGACCAGACCCTCTCCCGCAAGGTCGAGGAGCTGTTCATCGCGCTGAAGATCGACAACGAGCTCTCCAAGGACCAGATCCTGGAGAACTACCTCAACACCATCTACTTCGGCCGCGGTGCCTACGGCATCCAGACCGCCAGCCAGGCCTACTTCCGCAAGGACGTCTCCGAGCTGACCGTGGAGGAGGGCGCCTTCCTCGCGGCGGTGGCCAACGCGCCGTCCCTGTACGACCCGGACTTCGCCGACGGCAACCAGGAGCGGGCGGAGTCCCGGGTGGCCTACGTGCTCGACGGGATGGTCGAGGAGGGCTGGCTGGACTCCTCGGAGCGCTCCGGCATGTCCTTCCCCGACATCGAGGACACCCCGCCCTCGACGGCCGTCCAGGGCGTGGACGGCTACATCGCCCAGGCCGCCCGCGAGGAGCTGCGCAACCGCGTCGGCCTGGCGGACGACCTCGTGGACGGGGGTGGGTTGCGGATCACCACCACCATCGTCCAGCAGCACCAGGAGGCCGCGGAGGACGCCGTGGAGGCGTTCCGGCCGACGGGGTCGGGCGCCGACGACATCACCACGGCGCTGACCTCGGTCCGGCCGGGGGACGGCGCCATCACCGCCATGTACGGCGGGGAGGACTACCAGCAGACGCAGCTCAACGCGGTGACCGACGCCCGGGTGCAGGCTGGGTCACTGTTCAAGCCGATCACGCTGGCCGCCGCGGTCGCGGAGGGCGTGGACACGCTGCAGCCCTACCCGGGCCCCAGCCCGATGACCTTCGCCTGGCAGGGCGACGAGGTCGAGGTCGCGAACTTCCAGAGCATCTCCTACGGCCTGCTCGACCTACGAGCGGCCCTCGCGGAGTCGGTCAACACCATCTACGTCCAGCTCAACGAGGAGATCGGGCCCGCGCTCACCGCGGAGGCCGCGGTCGACCTCGGGCTGCCCGAGGACACGCCGGGCCTGTCCGCCGACCTGACCAATGTGCTCGGGACGTCCTCGCCCACCCTGCTGGAGATGACGAACGCCTACGCGACGCTCGCCGCGGAGGGCGAGCGGGCCATGCCATACCTCATCGCGGCGGTCGCGACGGTGGACGGCGAGCAGACCTACGAGGCCGAGCCCGAGATCGAGCCGGGCGTCGAGCGGGACGTGGCGGTCGACGTGACCGACGCGATGACGGCGGTCATGACCCAGGGATCGGGTCTCGCGGCCGGTGACCTGGGCCGGCCCAGCGCCGGGAAGTCGGGCACGAGCGAGCGCAACGTCTCCGCCTGGTTCGACGGCTTCGTGCCGCAGCTGGCGGCGGGCGTGGTGATGTACAAGGGCGACGGCACCGTGCCCATGCAGGACGTCGCCGGCCTGGACCAGATCACCGGCGGCACCTTCCCTGCGCAGGTCTGGGGTGAGTTCATGCGCCTGGCCATGGAGGGCGAGGAGATCCTGGAGTTCTCCCCGCGGGTGGGCACCGGCGGGCCCACGGAGGACGCGGTGGTCACCACCGAGCCCGCGGTCGAGGTGGAGCCGACCACCGAGGCGCCGACCCCCACGGAGACCGAGGAGCCGACCGAGGAGCCGACCGAGACGGAGACCCCGACCGGGGAGCCCACGGAGACCGAGGAGCCGACCAGCCCCGAGCCCACGTCCCCGGCGCCGACGCCACCGCCCACGGGGCCGGCCCCGACGGTGCCGGAGCCGACGCAGCCTGGGCAGCCCGGGCCGACCAACCCCGCGCCCACGACGCCAGCGCCCATCGAGCCGCCCGGCGACGATGACGACGGTGGCGCTGGCGGTGGCGGTGGTGGCGGCGGTGGTGACGGGGCCGTCCCGGTGCCCTCGCCGACCGGCTAG
- a CDS encoding inositol-3-phosphate synthase — protein sequence MGSVRVAIVGVGNCASSLVQGVEYYKDADPTATVPGLMHVQFGPYHVRDLQFVAAFDVDAKKVGMDLAEAINASENNTIRIADVPPTGISVQRGPTLDGLGKYYSLSIEESDAEPVDVVQTLKDAEVDVLVSYLPVGSEEADKFYAQCAIDAGVAFVNALPVFIASDPEWAAKFEAAGVPIVGDDIKSQVGATITHRVLARLFEERGVVLDRTFQLNVGGNMDFKNMLERERLESKKLSKTQAVTSNVNKRFEDRDVHIGPSDYVQWLDDRKWAYVRLEGRSFGDVPLNLEYKLEVWDSPNSAGIIIDAVRAAKIALDRGEGGPVESASAYLMKSPPVQMPDDQGRAAVEEFIAG from the coding sequence ATGGGTTCGGTCCGGGTCGCGATCGTCGGAGTGGGCAACTGTGCCAGCTCCCTGGTGCAGGGTGTCGAGTACTACAAGGACGCCGACCCCACAGCCACCGTCCCTGGGCTCATGCACGTCCAGTTCGGCCCGTACCACGTGCGCGACCTGCAGTTCGTCGCCGCCTTCGACGTGGACGCCAAGAAGGTCGGCATGGACCTGGCGGAGGCGATCAACGCCAGCGAGAACAACACCATCCGCATCGCGGACGTGCCGCCGACCGGGATCAGCGTGCAGCGTGGCCCCACCCTGGACGGGCTGGGCAAGTACTACTCGCTGAGCATCGAGGAGTCCGACGCGGAGCCGGTGGACGTCGTCCAGACCCTCAAGGACGCCGAGGTGGACGTGCTCGTCTCCTACCTGCCGGTCGGCAGCGAGGAGGCGGACAAGTTCTACGCCCAGTGCGCGATCGACGCCGGTGTCGCCTTCGTCAACGCGCTGCCGGTCTTCATCGCCTCCGACCCCGAGTGGGCGGCGAAGTTCGAGGCCGCCGGCGTGCCGATCGTCGGTGACGACATCAAGAGCCAGGTGGGGGCCACCATCACCCACCGGGTGCTGGCCCGCCTGTTCGAGGAGCGCGGGGTGGTGCTGGACCGCACCTTCCAGCTCAACGTCGGCGGCAACATGGACTTCAAGAACATGCTCGAGCGCGAGCGGCTGGAGTCCAAGAAGCTCTCCAAGACCCAAGCGGTCACCTCCAACGTGAACAAGCGGTTCGAGGACCGGGACGTGCACATCGGACCCTCGGACTACGTCCAGTGGCTGGACGACCGCAAGTGGGCCTACGTCCGCCTCGAGGGACGCAGCTTCGGCGACGTGCCGCTGAACCTGGAGTACAAGCTCGAGGTCTGGGACTCCCCGAACTCCGCCGGCATCATCATCGACGCCGTCCGGGCGGCCAAGATCGCCCTGGACCGCGGCGAAGGTGGCCCGGTCGAGAGCGCCTCGGCCTACCTGATGAAGAGCCCGCCGGTGCAGATGCCCGACGACCAGGGGCGTGCCGCGGTCGAGGAGTTCATCGCCGGCTGA